A single Vibrio sp. YMD68 DNA region contains:
- a CDS encoding MMPL family transporter produces the protein MLKSNNSNSSLALVWLVIVVLFSGLLIKQFAFSSSVPIESNILKLLPENQQDPMVEQAFQQISSSMSEQVVFIISAPDIDQAMIATDAFEKALNQRAFSSQPTLFKQVQGKINASTQSQWSDFYFRHRAQLLTSQQKETLTHSPESRAQHVIQSLYNPFSGVTAAELSLDPFLLFRDYISAVGVQSSNFVLKEGYLTTQSNEQTHVLVTATLAGSPYSLAIQEQLHYLDSIEREVEKQFGVKVQHTGVVFYASYGTESAKSEISTIGLGSLAGVILLVWLTFRSALPLALSLLSISTGLLVALASTVAIFGKIHLFSLVFGASLIGVSIDYSFHYLTDRLAAGSKWQSDKGLKHILVAITLGLITSLIGYLGLLVAPFPGLQQLALFSSIGLIAAYASVVCWYPVLAAKPSQERELPLANLWHAWLNLWRKPKFRIGLPIVVTVISVASISQVRYDDDIRQLQAMPEQLKQQEQAISEISGLGSAQDMLLVTANSNQALLNKLALISSELDSLVNQQGVSGYRSVNQHLPSEQEQHDSYQLVKQLYANQSATLQTTLGWSSFPELPNYEPITVDGFLASPISEPIRPLWLKPIDGQAASIILIKNVTDSELFSQWLDSSFAQQQDIKFLNKADEISSLFAEYRVKITELLLIALAAIGMVLGWRYGVKQSLLMLLPSLIAGIAGLAVTGVLGSTLNLFNLLGLILILGIGIDYTLFFAEQKKSLSTLLAITLSGLTTLLSFGLLSLSQTHAIHSFGVTVLTGIFVAWLLSPLAINNEQAAEKSNSREAFR, from the coding sequence ATGCTGAAGAGCAACAATTCCAACTCTAGCCTGGCCCTTGTTTGGCTTGTTATCGTAGTGCTATTTAGCGGATTGTTAATAAAACAGTTCGCTTTTTCTTCGTCGGTACCGATTGAAAGCAACATTCTAAAGTTACTACCAGAAAACCAGCAAGACCCCATGGTCGAACAAGCCTTTCAGCAGATATCCAGCTCGATGAGCGAGCAAGTGGTGTTTATCATCAGCGCCCCCGACATAGACCAAGCCATGATTGCGACCGACGCTTTTGAAAAAGCTCTCAACCAAAGAGCTTTTTCAAGTCAGCCAACTCTGTTTAAGCAAGTTCAAGGAAAAATCAACGCCAGCACTCAAAGCCAGTGGAGTGATTTCTATTTTCGTCACCGCGCTCAACTGTTAACCAGTCAACAAAAAGAAACACTGACACACTCGCCCGAATCTCGCGCTCAACATGTCATTCAGTCGTTGTACAACCCATTTTCAGGCGTCACTGCAGCAGAGCTATCTCTCGACCCTTTCCTGTTATTTCGCGACTACATCAGTGCAGTTGGCGTTCAATCAAGTAACTTTGTATTGAAAGAGGGATACCTCACCACTCAATCTAATGAGCAAACTCATGTTTTGGTGACAGCTACTCTGGCGGGTTCGCCTTATAGTTTGGCAATTCAAGAGCAGCTTCATTATCTTGATTCAATTGAGCGCGAGGTCGAAAAGCAGTTTGGCGTCAAAGTGCAACATACCGGTGTGGTGTTCTACGCCAGTTACGGAACCGAAAGCGCGAAATCAGAAATCAGTACCATTGGTTTGGGCTCACTGGCAGGTGTTATTTTATTGGTGTGGCTGACGTTTCGTAGCGCCCTGCCACTTGCCTTGTCTCTGCTTTCGATAAGCACTGGATTACTGGTTGCACTCGCTAGCACCGTCGCTATCTTCGGAAAAATTCACTTGTTCAGCTTAGTGTTTGGCGCCAGTTTGATTGGCGTATCCATCGATTACTCCTTTCATTACCTCACTGACCGCTTAGCAGCAGGAAGTAAATGGCAAAGCGACAAAGGCTTGAAACATATTCTTGTTGCGATCACATTGGGTCTGATCACCAGCTTGATTGGCTATCTAGGTCTGTTGGTCGCGCCTTTTCCTGGCTTACAACAGCTTGCTTTGTTCTCGTCAATTGGACTCATTGCAGCTTACGCCAGTGTAGTGTGTTGGTACCCCGTTTTAGCGGCGAAACCAAGCCAAGAGCGCGAACTTCCGTTAGCGAACCTATGGCATGCATGGCTAAACTTATGGAGAAAACCTAAGTTCAGAATCGGCTTGCCGATCGTTGTCACTGTTATTAGCGTGGCGTCAATCAGCCAAGTTCGTTACGACGACGATATTCGCCAACTTCAGGCGATGCCAGAGCAACTCAAACAGCAAGAGCAAGCCATCTCAGAAATCTCTGGCCTAGGTAGTGCTCAGGATATGCTATTGGTGACGGCGAACAGCAATCAGGCGTTACTGAATAAATTAGCGTTGATCAGCTCGGAATTAGATTCGTTGGTCAATCAGCAAGGCGTCTCTGGCTATCGCAGCGTCAATCAGCATCTGCCAAGTGAGCAAGAGCAACACGACAGCTATCAGTTGGTTAAACAGCTCTACGCTAACCAAAGTGCGACCTTACAAACCACACTCGGTTGGTCGAGTTTCCCTGAGCTTCCTAACTATGAACCTATAACCGTTGATGGGTTTTTAGCATCACCAATATCAGAACCCATTCGTCCTCTTTGGTTAAAGCCAATTGATGGACAAGCGGCGTCTATTATTTTGATCAAAAATGTCACTGACTCAGAGCTGTTCTCTCAATGGCTTGATTCAAGTTTTGCTCAGCAACAAGATATTAAGTTCCTCAATAAGGCCGATGAAATCTCGTCGCTTTTTGCTGAGTACAGAGTCAAGATCACCGAACTACTATTGATAGCATTGGCAGCCATTGGAATGGTTTTAGGTTGGCGCTATGGCGTAAAACAGAGCCTGTTGATGTTACTGCCGTCATTGATTGCGGGAATCGCAGGGCTAGCGGTCACTGGCGTTTTAGGTTCGACCTTAAACCTGTTTAACTTACTGGGTCTGATTCTGATTCTAGGAATTGGCATCGACTACACCCTGTTCTTTGCTGAGCAGAAGAAATCGCTTAGCACCTTATTAGCAATTACTTTGTCAGGCCTCACGACGCTACTCTCGTTTGGCTTATTATCATTGAGTCAAACTCATGCCATTCATAGCTTCGGTGTTACCGTCCTGACTGGTATTTTCGTCGCGTGGTTGCTTTCGCCACTTGCAATCAACAACGAACAAGCAGCGGAAAAATCAAACTCTCGAGAGGCTTTTAGATGA
- a CDS encoding DUF3261 domain-containing protein, with product MNKTIKIALAVGLGLLLSACSMVSQQPTGASVAINKDTELALPLPAELGYSFTASQLISATWQDDTQQLPVQVEVTPDKVVLAGFSSWGTRILSLQYQNQAIETQVLSGLGATLPQPEQVLFNLMLTLWPTEAWTQPLQTIGWHLVDTDNTRTVFDDNQQAIIRIEYQAKANEPKLSGDIVFKHLIQGYTITIQTLNSTITDNPSKS from the coding sequence ATGAACAAAACAATCAAGATAGCGCTCGCCGTTGGATTGGGCTTACTACTCAGCGCTTGTTCGATGGTGTCTCAACAGCCTACAGGCGCAAGTGTCGCAATCAACAAAGACACCGAGCTAGCCTTGCCGCTGCCTGCTGAACTGGGGTACTCATTTACGGCGAGCCAGCTGATCAGCGCAACATGGCAAGACGATACGCAACAACTGCCTGTTCAAGTCGAAGTCACACCAGATAAAGTCGTGTTGGCGGGCTTTTCCTCTTGGGGAACGCGCATCTTATCGCTGCAATACCAGAACCAAGCCATTGAGACTCAAGTTCTATCCGGTCTTGGCGCAACCCTGCCGCAACCTGAGCAGGTGTTATTTAATTTAATGCTGACCTTATGGCCGACTGAAGCCTGGACTCAGCCTTTGCAAACCATAGGTTGGCATCTAGTCGATACTGACAATACAAGAACCGTGTTTGACGACAACCAACAAGCCATTATTCGTATCGAGTATCAAGCAAAAGCTAATGAACCGAAGCTCTCTGGAGACATTGTTTTCAAGCATTTGATTCAAGGCTACACCATCACCATACAAACGTTGAACTCAACGATTACTGATAACCCAAGTAAGAGCTGA
- a CDS encoding beta-ketoacyl-[acyl-carrier-protein] synthase family protein has translation MPIYIQDCGFHSALGSSVADIHGCLKDMRESNMVEVYDMLNDGKSTVIGKVTGELPEIPPEQAHYATRNNQLALSALNQIKDSIEQAKSQFGADRIAVVIGTSTSGISDGEAAFKHKLAHGEFPEHYHYSKQELGNTSEFVSQYCSLTGPSYAISTACSSSGRVFLTAQRLLDSGMADAVLVGGVDTLCKLTLNGFHGLEALSTTHCQPFSASRDGINIGEAAAFMLLSKIKPSNNLPNIALLGCGDSSDAHHISAPHPEGNGAEQAMRKALNSANLQAEDIGYINAHGTATPLNDSMESKAIHRIFANKVPVSSTKPLTGHTLGAASAIEAAIAWHILKYDLPLPLQKCQDKAEDIEIDLVNCAQKLKVKNILSNSFAFGGNNISLIFGVVND, from the coding sequence ATGCCTATTTACATCCAAGATTGTGGTTTCCACTCGGCGCTAGGCTCAAGCGTTGCTGACATTCACGGCTGCCTCAAAGATATGCGCGAATCCAACATGGTTGAAGTCTACGATATGCTGAATGATGGCAAGTCGACTGTCATCGGTAAGGTGACTGGCGAACTGCCAGAGATCCCGCCAGAGCAAGCGCATTACGCCACTCGAAACAATCAACTGGCGCTATCAGCTCTTAATCAAATCAAAGACTCTATTGAACAAGCAAAATCACAATTTGGCGCAGACAGAATTGCTGTGGTTATCGGCACTAGCACTTCGGGCATCTCAGACGGCGAAGCGGCATTCAAACATAAACTGGCACACGGTGAGTTTCCTGAGCATTACCATTATTCAAAACAAGAACTAGGCAATACCTCTGAGTTTGTTAGTCAATATTGCTCATTGACAGGGCCAAGCTACGCAATCTCGACCGCTTGCTCGTCCAGTGGCCGTGTATTTTTGACCGCTCAACGCTTGTTGGATTCTGGAATGGCTGATGCTGTGTTGGTTGGAGGTGTAGACACTTTATGTAAACTGACGCTCAATGGTTTTCATGGTCTGGAAGCGCTTTCAACGACACATTGTCAGCCTTTTAGTGCTTCTCGAGATGGTATTAATATTGGAGAAGCCGCCGCATTTATGCTGCTTAGCAAAATAAAACCATCGAACAACCTACCCAATATTGCACTGTTAGGGTGTGGTGATAGTTCTGACGCGCACCATATATCAGCCCCTCACCCTGAAGGCAATGGCGCAGAGCAAGCGATGAGAAAAGCGCTAAATTCTGCCAACTTACAAGCAGAAGACATCGGTTATATCAATGCCCATGGCACCGCAACACCACTCAATGATTCAATGGAAAGCAAAGCCATACACCGTATTTTTGCAAACAAGGTTCCCGTTAGCTCAACCAAGCCGCTCACCGGGCATACTCTTGGAGCCGCAAGTGCGATAGAGGCTGCAATTGCATGGCATATTTTAAAATATGACTTACCGCTTCCCTTACAAAAATGTCAGGATAAAGCTGAGGATATTGAGATTGATTTGGTAAACTGTGCACAGAAACTTAAAGTAAAGAACATCTTAAGCAATTCATTTGCTTTTGGTGGCAACAACATTAGCCTGATTTTTGGTGTAGTAAATGACTGA
- a CDS encoding beta-ketoacyl-ACP synthase, with protein MTRRVVVTGMSGVTAFGNDWQHIEPKLKACENATQYMPSFEQYDGLNTKLAAPIDDFQLPKHYKRKQVRGMGRVSRLATVATENALDQAGLIGHDVLTNGETGIAYGSSTGSTDAVGAFGVMLNEKSTRAITATTYVQMMPHTAAVNVGLFFGLRGRVIPTSSACTSGSQAIGYAYEVIKHGYQTVMVAGGGEELCPTESAVFDTLFATSLKNDSPKKSPSPYDSERDGLVIGEGAGTLVLEEYEHAVARGAKIYAEIVGFASNCDAAHVTQPQMETMQICMEKALKDAQLPAEKIGYVSAHGTATEKGDIAESNATANIFGEVPISSLKSYFGHTLGACGAIEAWLSLEMMHSGWFSPTLNLENIDERCGKLDYITGSGRKLNVEYLMSNNFAFGGINTSIIFKKT; from the coding sequence ATGACCCGCCGCGTTGTTGTAACTGGCATGTCTGGTGTTACTGCCTTTGGTAATGACTGGCAGCACATCGAGCCAAAACTAAAAGCCTGCGAAAACGCGACCCAATACATGCCAAGCTTTGAGCAATATGATGGTCTCAACACTAAGCTAGCTGCGCCTATTGATGACTTCCAGTTGCCAAAACACTACAAACGCAAACAGGTTCGAGGCATGGGACGTGTGTCTCGCCTAGCAACCGTTGCGACAGAAAATGCTTTAGATCAAGCGGGCTTAATTGGTCACGATGTATTAACCAATGGCGAAACAGGCATTGCCTACGGTTCTTCAACGGGCAGTACCGATGCGGTTGGCGCATTCGGTGTAATGCTCAATGAGAAGTCGACACGTGCGATTACCGCAACCACTTATGTGCAGATGATGCCACACACCGCTGCGGTCAACGTAGGTCTGTTCTTTGGCCTACGCGGCCGCGTGATTCCCACCAGCAGTGCCTGTACTTCAGGAAGCCAAGCGATTGGTTACGCCTATGAAGTGATCAAACACGGCTACCAAACCGTGATGGTTGCCGGTGGCGGTGAAGAGCTATGCCCAACTGAGTCTGCCGTTTTCGATACCCTTTTTGCTACCAGTTTAAAAAACGACTCACCTAAAAAATCGCCTAGCCCTTACGACAGCGAACGCGATGGCTTAGTTATCGGTGAAGGCGCGGGTACGCTGGTTCTTGAAGAATACGAGCATGCCGTTGCTCGCGGCGCAAAAATCTACGCTGAGATTGTCGGCTTTGCCAGCAATTGTGACGCCGCTCATGTGACTCAACCTCAAATGGAAACCATGCAGATTTGTATGGAGAAAGCACTGAAAGACGCACAGCTTCCTGCTGAGAAAATTGGTTATGTTTCAGCGCACGGTACCGCGACAGAAAAAGGCGATATTGCAGAAAGTAATGCGACCGCGAATATTTTCGGCGAAGTGCCAATCAGTTCACTAAAAAGCTACTTTGGCCATACGCTTGGCGCATGTGGTGCGATTGAGGCTTGGTTAAGCCTCGAGATGATGCATTCAGGTTGGTTCAGCCCAACATTGAACCTTGAGAACATCGACGAGCGCTGCGGCAAGCTTGATTACATCACCGGCTCTGGCCGTAAATTAAATGTTGAATACCTAATGAGCAATAACTTTGCCTTTGGCGGCATCAACACTTCCATCATCTTCAAAAAAACTTAG
- a CDS encoding 3-ketoacyl-ACP reductase FabG2, producing the protein MTRQVLVTGASKGIGKAIAIQLAKDGFEIAVHYMGDKQGAEETLTSITELGGAGRLIQFDISNRSECREKLESDIAEHGAYYGVVNNAGITRDTAFPAMTEEEWDGVIHTNLDSFYNVLHPCVMPMVQKRKGGRIVTLASVSGIMGNRGQTNYAAAKAGVIGATKSLALELAKRKITVNCVAPGLIDTGMVDEHVKDHALPQVPLRRMGEPEEVAGLVSYLMSDIAGYVTRQVISVNGGLV; encoded by the coding sequence ATGACCCGTCAGGTTTTAGTCACTGGTGCCAGCAAAGGCATTGGTAAAGCGATCGCTATTCAACTCGCGAAAGACGGATTTGAAATCGCCGTTCATTACATGGGTGACAAGCAAGGTGCCGAAGAGACCCTAACGTCGATCACTGAATTGGGTGGCGCAGGACGTCTGATCCAATTTGATATAAGTAACCGCAGTGAGTGCCGTGAAAAGCTTGAGTCTGATATTGCTGAACATGGCGCCTACTATGGTGTGGTAAACAACGCGGGAATTACTCGTGATACGGCCTTCCCTGCCATGACGGAAGAAGAGTGGGACGGCGTTATCCATACCAACCTCGACAGCTTCTACAACGTTCTTCACCCGTGCGTGATGCCTATGGTTCAAAAACGCAAAGGCGGTAGAATTGTTACTCTGGCTTCCGTATCGGGCATCATGGGCAACCGCGGTCAAACTAACTATGCGGCAGCCAAAGCCGGTGTGATTGGCGCAACCAAGTCTCTTGCTCTTGAGCTCGCAAAGCGCAAGATCACTGTGAACTGTGTGGCTCCAGGCTTAATCGATACAGGCATGGTTGATGAGCACGTAAAAGACCATGCACTTCCCCAAGTGCCACTGCGCCGCATGGGCGAACCAGAAGAAGTGGCAGGCCTAGTCAGTTACCTAATGTCTGATATTGCAGGCTACGTAACTCGTCAAGTAATTTCTGTTAATGGAGGCTTAGTATGA
- a CDS encoding hotdog family protein, with product MTDIPSIDQLLPHDAPMILIDRAINVEALSIHCQVDIGAHNLFFGAESQTVPAYVGIEFMAQSVAAWSGYHALKNGTTPPIGFLLGSRRYKSLCDEFTQGQTLDIYAEQLMEDSGMAVFTARVEDQGELVAQCQLNVYVPTEQKLQEMKTRSPS from the coding sequence ATGACTGATATTCCTTCCATAGACCAACTCCTACCACACGATGCTCCGATGATATTAATCGATCGTGCTATCAACGTAGAGGCGTTGTCGATCCACTGTCAGGTCGATATTGGTGCCCATAATCTGTTTTTTGGTGCCGAATCTCAAACTGTCCCAGCTTATGTCGGCATCGAGTTTATGGCGCAGTCTGTGGCGGCATGGTCTGGATACCACGCACTAAAAAACGGCACCACTCCCCCCATCGGTTTCTTACTGGGTTCTCGTCGTTATAAATCACTCTGTGATGAATTTACTCAAGGTCAGACCCTTGATATATACGCAGAGCAACTGATGGAAGACAGTGGCATGGCCGTGTTTACCGCAAGAGTCGAGGACCAAGGCGAGCTAGTGGCTCAATGCCAACTCAATGTCTACGTACCGACCGAACAAAAATTACAAGAAATGAAAACTAGGAGCCCATCATGA
- a CDS encoding Sbal_3080 family lipoprotein: MKNWLALVVLFLLAGCSAPKYSGNALPEANNVENITIVEDVKTRSIFLDSMLDWCLNNQVKCKVVADGSEHNPEGITLDYVSRWSWDFRTFVADAKISAYQDQQRVGNVEFKAPNSGNFSKFGDDMERIKAMMDILFDKKTAAQATQMIADDKL; this comes from the coding sequence ATGAAAAACTGGCTAGCTCTTGTTGTGCTCTTTTTACTCGCAGGTTGTAGTGCTCCGAAGTATTCGGGCAATGCACTTCCTGAAGCAAACAACGTCGAAAATATCACGATCGTGGAAGATGTAAAAACACGCAGCATTTTCCTCGATTCCATGCTTGATTGGTGTCTGAATAATCAAGTCAAATGTAAAGTCGTTGCAGACGGTTCAGAACATAATCCAGAGGGCATCACGCTTGATTATGTCTCTCGTTGGAGTTGGGATTTCAGAACCTTTGTGGCAGACGCTAAGATCTCGGCCTATCAAGATCAACAACGCGTAGGCAACGTTGAGTTTAAAGCGCCAAACAGCGGAAACTTTTCTAAGTTTGGTGACGATATGGAACGCATCAAAGCGATGATGGATATCTTGTTCGATAAGAAAACAGCCGCGCAAGCGACTCAAATGATTGCCGACGACAAGCTATAA